The Teredinibacter sp. KSP-S5-2 genome includes a window with the following:
- a CDS encoding Lrp/AsnC family transcriptional regulator, whose product MDLDKYDKQILQVLQENGRVSNQELADSISLSPSPCLRRVRALEEAGLIDGYVALLNAKKLGLTLMSFIHISMDKHSPDRFETFEKKVSQFAEVLECHLITGQAADYLLKVIVKDMDAYQQFLLNKLTTIEGVSGVHSSFVLKSPMSRTALPVG is encoded by the coding sequence ATGGATTTGGATAAATACGACAAGCAGATCCTTCAGGTTTTACAGGAAAACGGGCGGGTCAGTAATCAGGAATTGGCGGACAGTATCAGTCTTTCTCCTTCCCCGTGTTTGCGCCGGGTGCGGGCGCTGGAGGAAGCCGGGTTGATTGATGGTTATGTCGCCTTGCTTAATGCCAAAAAGCTGGGGCTGACGTTGATGTCCTTTATTCATATCAGCATGGACAAACACTCACCAGACAGGTTTGAAACCTTTGAGAAAAAAGTCAGCCAGTTTGCCGAGGTATTGGAATGCCATCTGATTACCGGTCAGGCGGCGGATTATCTACTGAAGGTGATTGTGAAAGATATGGATGCCTATCAGCAGTTCCTGCTGAACAAGCTGACCACCATTGAAGGGGTGAGCGGTGTGCATTCTTCGTTTGTACTGAAGTCGCCCATGAGCAGAACTGCTTTGCCTGTCGGTTAG
- the leuA gene encoding 2-isopropylmalate synthase, translating to MLANPAEKYRPFQGIQLTDRQWPSRTITQPPIWMSTDLRDGNQALINPMSIETKMRFFKALVAMGFKEIEVGFPSASDIDFQFVRQLIEHGHIPEDVTIEVLTQARKELIEKTIDSLQGAKRAILHVYNPLAPEFRRIVYNTDKAGAKAIAVQATQWSKELTAQHPETEWVYQYSPETFSSTEVEFAKEVCDAVIDVWQPTPEHKMIINLPATVEMSTPNTFADQVEWMHRNINKRDSVIISVHPHNDRGTAVAAAELAVMAGADRVEGCLFGNGERTGNVDLVTLALNLYSQGVHPNLDFSNIDQVRRLVEECNQIPVHPRHPYVGELVYTAFSGSHQDAIKKGFAQQQAGAIWEVPYLPIDPADLNRSYDAVVRVNAQSGKGGVSYLLQAETGLELPRRLQIEFSRIVQAVSDATGKEVTGHEVAKLFGQEYFDAVTPFEFTSCSYLQKHSEQMEVSIEIYDNQKQEIISLHGTGNGPIDATVNAINAFTSYNVELVDYHEHGIGEGSDATAVTYVDVKINGSSATFGVGKDANIIHSAIKALVNGINRFQTSQEKVESHKATAEA from the coding sequence ATGCTTGCCAACCCCGCAGAAAAATACCGCCCTTTTCAAGGCATCCAACTTACGGATCGCCAATGGCCGAGTAGAACCATTACCCAACCTCCCATATGGATGAGTACGGACCTGCGTGACGGCAACCAGGCACTGATCAATCCGATGTCCATCGAAACCAAAATGCGCTTCTTTAAAGCACTGGTGGCGATGGGCTTCAAGGAAATCGAAGTAGGCTTCCCTTCTGCCTCCGACATCGATTTCCAGTTTGTTCGCCAGCTCATCGAGCATGGCCATATCCCGGAAGATGTCACCATCGAAGTACTAACCCAGGCACGCAAAGAGCTAATTGAAAAAACCATTGATAGCCTGCAGGGTGCCAAACGGGCCATTCTGCATGTATACAACCCGCTGGCTCCCGAGTTTCGCCGAATTGTCTACAACACCGATAAGGCCGGCGCAAAAGCCATTGCCGTGCAAGCCACCCAATGGAGCAAAGAACTGACCGCTCAACACCCCGAAACCGAGTGGGTCTACCAGTATTCACCGGAAACCTTCTCCAGTACCGAAGTGGAGTTTGCCAAGGAAGTGTGTGACGCGGTGATTGATGTATGGCAACCCACCCCCGAACACAAAATGATTATCAACCTGCCCGCCACCGTGGAAATGAGCACACCGAACACCTTTGCCGACCAGGTGGAGTGGATGCACAGAAACATCAATAAGCGGGATTCGGTGATCATCAGCGTCCACCCTCACAACGACCGAGGCACCGCCGTAGCGGCGGCGGAACTGGCAGTAATGGCCGGCGCTGACCGGGTAGAAGGTTGCCTGTTCGGTAACGGTGAACGCACCGGTAATGTGGACCTGGTAACCCTGGCCCTGAACCTTTACTCACAGGGCGTCCACCCAAACCTCGATTTTTCCAATATTGACCAAGTACGAAGACTGGTAGAAGAGTGCAACCAGATTCCAGTTCACCCGCGCCACCCCTATGTGGGCGAACTGGTGTACACCGCCTTTTCCGGCTCCCACCAGGACGCCATCAAAAAAGGCTTCGCCCAACAACAAGCGGGCGCAATCTGGGAAGTACCTTACCTCCCCATCGACCCGGCAGACCTGAACCGCAGTTACGATGCAGTAGTGAGAGTCAATGCGCAATCGGGTAAAGGGGGGGTGAGCTACCTGCTACAAGCCGAAACCGGACTGGAACTGCCGCGCCGCCTGCAAATCGAGTTCAGCCGAATCGTACAAGCCGTAAGCGATGCCACGGGTAAGGAAGTCACTGGCCACGAAGTGGCGAAACTGTTTGGACAAGAATACTTCGATGCAGTCACCCCCTTTGAATTCACCAGTTGCAGCTACCTGCAAAAACACAGTGAACAGATGGAAGTCAGCATTGAAATATACGATAACCAGAAGCAAGAAATCATTAGCCTCCACGGCACAGGCAACGGGCCAATCGACGCTACCGTCAACGCCATCAACGCGTTTACCTCTTATAACGTAGAGCTTGTGGACTATCACGAACACGGCATCGGAGAAGGCTCGGACGCAACCGCGGTAACCTATGTGGATGTAAAAATTAATGGCAGCTCAGCAACCTTTGGTGTAGGCAAGGACGCCAATATTATTCATTCCGCCATAAAAGCACTTGTAAATGGCATTAATCGATTTCAAACAAGCCAGGAAAAGGTTGAATCACACAAAGCAACAGCTGAGGCCTGA
- a CDS encoding c-type cytochrome, translating into MAMKYILSGVASLLLAASVLVTAETVEDRVKPVGDLCMEGEDCAAAPAGDAAGAGGARSGEDIYKSKCTTCHATGAANAPKLGDVAAWAPRIAKGVDVLYVSAISGFNGMPAKGLCFDCSDDDLKATVDYMINNSK; encoded by the coding sequence ATTGCTATGAAATATATTTTATCAGGGGTGGCAAGCCTGTTACTTGCAGCTTCGGTATTGGTAACAGCTGAAACTGTTGAAGATCGTGTTAAGCCTGTGGGCGACCTTTGTATGGAAGGTGAAGATTGTGCGGCGGCGCCAGCGGGCGATGCGGCGGGTGCAGGTGGTGCACGTTCTGGCGAAGATATTTACAAATCAAAGTGTACAACGTGTCATGCAACAGGTGCGGCGAATGCGCCTAAATTAGGTGATGTTGCTGCCTGGGCACCACGTATTGCTAAAGGCGTAGATGTTTTGTATGTATCTGCTATCAGCGGCTTCAACGGCATGCCAGCAAAAGGTTTGTGTTTCGACTGTTCCGATGATGACCTAAAGGCAACGGTTGACTATATGATCAACAATTCCAAGTAA